Sequence from the Fictibacillus arsenicus genome:
CTAACTGGACAAATCATAGCTTCTGTACTCATTGATCATTTTGGACTTCTTGGGGTGCATGTTCAGCCGATCAATCTCTTTAAACTTATTGGGGTTTCCCTCATTATTATAGGGGTGTATTTTGTACAGAAATATAAATAAATAAGATCATATAGCAAAGCGATTTCAACAAGGCATGAGTTCGGTACCCACCGGGCTCATGCCTTATTTGTATCGGATTTCGGGCATTACAAATCTACCATTCTCATCTTAAGGAATTTTAACCAGTTTCATAGATACCGGGATATCATTCTAGGTTCAGTTGCCTATTTATTCGACAAAAAGGGTGTTATTGATTCTAGTCTAATTGTTTTTATGCTAATTTTAAAAATAATCAAAAAATTAAATTTTAGGAGGAAGAATATGAAAAAAGTCTTTCGCGCAACTTCTATGGCCGTCGTGCTTTCTCTTACCGCCGGGTTAACCAGTCCTATAACGGGGTGGGTCGCAACATCTTCAGCTGCCGAACAGGAAAAAGAATTTATCCCTTACTATGGAACCGGTCCAAGCTACGTTCAACCGGACAACATTTCTTACCTCTTCCCAAAGCCTGATGTAACTTTCAACACCCCTGCTTTTCAAAAAGATAAAGTACCTTTTACAAGCCAAGAAGAAATGATGGGGCTCTTACAGAAGCTTGCCTACAAAAATAAGAACGCTAAACTGACCATACTCGGCAAATCCCAAGAAGGTCGGGATATTCCACTCTTGCTCTTCAGTAAAGATCACCATAAAAAAGGAAAAAGCCATAAGAAAAAGCCGCTCGTCTGGGTACAGAGCCAAATTCATGGTAATGAACCAGCAGCAGGAGAATCCGCTCTCGTCCTGGCCCAGTGGCTGGCAGAAGGTAAATTAGGAAATGTACTGGACAAGGTGGATGTCGCCATCGTACCAAGGGTGAACCCCGACGGCTCCTATTACTTCAAGCGTACGGTCGCAAACAATAATGACGCAAACCGCGATTTTATGAAGGTCGAATACCCAGAGGTACAGTTGATACATAAAGCAATCAATGCGTATCAGCCTGAGGTCGTACTCGATGCCCATGAATATACGGTGAATCCATCCCCATTGAAACAGTTTGGAGAAAAAGGCTCCATCGCTTCCTATGACTTGTTGATTTCTTCTGCCAAAAACCTAAATATACCGGAAAAGCTGCGCAAGGAGTCGGACAACCTTCTGCTTCCAAAAGTAAATAAAACGCTGGATAAAGAAAACCTCAGCCACCACGATTACTATACACTTGCGATGGAGGGAGATAAACTCGTCGCCACGGAAGGAAGCACGGAGACAAGGATTGGACGAAATGCACTAGGATTGAAAAATACATTCACTTATCTAATTGAAACCCGTGGGATCAATATCGGCCGTGCTGACTTTGAACGACGTGTATATGCACAGGTCGTAGCGCAGTCTTCCTTTATAAAAAATACGGCCGACAATGCAGATAAAGTACAAAAAGCTGTTGCAGAGGCACGTGCTGAAGTAATCATAAAAGGAAAAAGAGCGAATGATGATGATAAAATTGTCGTGACAAGCGAAAACAAACAGATTTCAGACCAAAAGCTTGAAGTTGTAGATCTGGCTAAGGCTGCTAAAACAGACATTCCGATCGTATGGGCAGATTCAACCGAAGCTTATCCAACATTAGAGCGTGAACGGCCAACGGCTTATATCCTCCCCCCTGGTCCTGGACACGATGATGTCGCAAAGAAACTTCAGATACTTGGTGTGCGTGTTGAAAAGCTTAAAAAA
This genomic interval carries:
- a CDS encoding M14 family metallopeptidase, translating into MKKVFRATSMAVVLSLTAGLTSPITGWVATSSAAEQEKEFIPYYGTGPSYVQPDNISYLFPKPDVTFNTPAFQKDKVPFTSQEEMMGLLQKLAYKNKNAKLTILGKSQEGRDIPLLLFSKDHHKKGKSHKKKPLVWVQSQIHGNEPAAGESALVLAQWLAEGKLGNVLDKVDVAIVPRVNPDGSYYFKRTVANNNDANRDFMKVEYPEVQLIHKAINAYQPEVVLDAHEYTVNPSPLKQFGEKGSIASYDLLISSAKNLNIPEKLRKESDNLLLPKVNKTLDKENLSHHDYYTLAMEGDKLVATEGSTETRIGRNALGLKNTFTYLIETRGINIGRADFERRVYAQVVAQSSFIKNTADNADKVQKAVAEARAEVIIKGKRANDDDKIVVTSENKQISDQKLEVVDLAKAAKTDIPIVWADSTEAYPTLERERPTAYILPPGPGHDDVAKKLQILGVRVEKLKKPAVLPVESYEVTSSTVSDGTNTVTTEVNEKTHSFPAGSYVFSMAQQNANFIALALEPESVDSYVTYNFISAKKGDELPVYRYMQGKQPKTN